A DNA window from Streptococcus parapneumoniae contains the following coding sequences:
- the yidD gene encoding membrane protein insertion efficiency factor YidD encodes MKRILIAPVRFYQRFISPAFPPSCRFEPTCSNYMIQAIEKHGFKGVLMGLSRILRCHPWSKTGKDPVPDHFSLKRNQEGE; translated from the coding sequence ATGAAACGAATTTTAATCGCGCCTGTGCGCTTTTACCAACGTTTTATCTCACCAGCCTTTCCACCCTCTTGTCGCTTTGAGCCTACCTGTTCAAACTATATGATTCAGGCTATTGAAAAACATGGCTTCAAGGGTGTTTTGATGGGCTTGTCTCGGATTTTACGTTGCCATCCCTGGTCGAAAACAGGTAAGGACCCCGTCCCAGATCACTTTTCACTCAAACGGAATCAAGAAGGGGAATGA
- a CDS encoding segregation/condensation protein A, translating into MDIKLKDFEGPLDLLLHLVSKYQMDIYDVPITEVIEQYLAYVSTLQAMRLEVTGEYMVMASQLMLIKSRKLLPKVAEVTDLEDDLEQDLLSQIEEYRKFKLLGERLEAKHQERAQYYSKAPTELIYEDAELVHDKTTIDLFLAFSNILAKKKEEFTQNHTTILRDEYKIEDMMIIVKESLTGRDQLRLQDLFKEAQNLQEVITLFLATLELIKTQELILVQEESFGDIYLMEKKEESQVAQS; encoded by the coding sequence ATGGATATTAAACTAAAAGATTTTGAAGGGCCTCTGGACTTGCTCTTGCACCTGGTTTCTAAGTACCAGATGGATATCTACGATGTGCCTATCACAGAAGTCATCGAACAGTATCTAGCCTATGTCTCAACCCTGCAGGCCATGCGTCTGGAAGTGACGGGGGAGTACATGGTCATGGCCAGTCAGCTCATGCTGATCAAGAGTCGCAAACTACTTCCAAAGGTAGCAGAAGTGACAGACTTGGAGGATGACCTAGAGCAGGATCTTCTCTCTCAAATCGAAGAATACCGCAAATTCAAGCTCTTAGGGGAGCGCTTGGAAGCCAAGCACCAAGAACGGGCCCAGTACTATTCCAAAGCACCGACAGAGTTGATTTACGAAGATGCGGAGCTTGTGCATGACAAGACGACCATTGACCTCTTTTTGGCTTTTTCAAATATCCTAGCCAAGAAAAAAGAGGAGTTTACTCAGAACCACACGACCATCTTGCGGGATGAGTATAAGATTGAGGACATGATGATTATCGTGAAAGAGTCCTTGACTGGACGAGACCAGTTGCGCTTGCAGGATTTGTTTAAGGAAGCCCAGAATCTCCAAGAGGTCATTACCCTCTTTTTGGCAACCCTAGAGTTAATCAAAACCCAGGAGCTGATCCTCGTGCAAGAGGAAAGTTTCGGAGATATTTATCTCATGGAAAAGAAGGAAGAAAGTCAAGTGGCCCAAAGCTAG
- a CDS encoding siderophore ABC transporter substrate-binding protein has translation MKTSLKLYLTALAASFLLLLGACSTNSSTSKTESSSSAPTEVTIKSSLGVVTLSKVPEKIVTFDLGAADTIRALGFEKNIVGMPTKTVPTYLKDLAGKVKNVGSMVEPDLEALAALEPDLIIASPRTQKFVDKFNEIAPTVLFQAGKDDYWTSTKTNIESLASAFGETGTQKAKEELDKLDKSIQEVATKNESSDKKALAILLNEGKMAAFGAQSRFSFLYQTLKFKPTDTKFEDSRHGQEVSFESVKEINPDILFVINRTLAIGGDNSSNDGVLENALIAETPAAKNGKIIQLTPDLWYLSGGGLESTKLMIEDAQKALK, from the coding sequence ATGAAAACATCCCTTAAACTTTATCTCACTGCCCTAGCGGCCAGCTTCTTGCTCCTACTTGGTGCATGTAGTACAAACTCAAGCACTAGTAAGACGGAGTCAAGTAGCTCTGCTCCAACAGAGGTAACCATTAAAAGTTCACTAGGTGTAGTCACACTTTCAAAAGTCCCTGAAAAGATTGTGACCTTTGACCTCGGTGCTGCGGATACTATTCGCGCTTTAGGTTTTGAAAAGAATATCGTCGGAATGCCTACAAAAACTGTTCCGACTTATCTAAAAGATCTAGCTGGAAAAGTTAAAAATGTTGGTTCTATGGTTGAGCCAGACCTAGAAGCCCTTGCTGCTCTTGAACCAGACCTAATTATCGCTTCACCACGTACCCAAAAATTCGTAGATAAGTTCAACGAAATCGCTCCGACTGTTCTCTTCCAAGCAGGCAAAGATGACTACTGGACTTCTACCAAGACTAATATCGAATCCCTAGCAAGCGCCTTTGGTGAAACTGGTACACAGAAAGCCAAGGAAGAATTGGACAAGCTAGACAAGAGCATCCAAGAAGTCGCAACTAAAAACGAAAGTTCTGACAAAAAAGCCCTTGCTATCCTCCTCAATGAAGGAAAAATGGCTGCCTTTGGTGCCCAATCTCGTTTCTCTTTCTTGTATCAAACCTTGAAATTCAAGCCAACTGACACTAAATTCGAAGACTCACGCCACGGACAAGAAGTCAGCTTTGAAAGTGTCAAAGAAATCAACCCTGACATCCTCTTTGTCATCAACCGTACCCTTGCCATCGGTGGTGACAACTCAAGCAACGATGGCGTCCTAGAAAATGCCCTCATCGCTGAAACACCTGCCGCTAAAAATGGAAAGATCATCCAACTAACACCAGATCTCTGGTATCTAAGCGGAGGCGGACTTGAATCAACAAAACTCATGATTGAAGACGCACAAAAAGCCTTGAAATAA
- the cbpB gene encoding cyclic-di-AMP-binding protein CbpB → MIAKEFETFLLGQEETFLTPAENLAVLIDTHNADHATLLLSQMTYTRVPVVTDEKQFVGTIGLRDIMAYQMEHDLSQEIMADTDIVHMTRTDVAVVSPDFTITEVLHKLVDESFLPVVDASGIFQGIITRKSILKAVNALLHDFSKEYEIRCK, encoded by the coding sequence ATGATTGCCAAGGAGTTTGAGACTTTCTTGTTGGGGCAGGAGGAAACTTTTTTGACCCCTGCTGAAAATCTAGCCGTGTTGATTGATACTCACAATGCGGATCATGCAACCCTCTTGCTCAGTCAGATGACCTATACCCGTGTTCCCGTTGTGACAGATGAAAAACAGTTTGTTGGGACGATTGGGCTCAGAGATATTATGGCTTATCAGATGGAGCATGATTTGAGTCAAGAAATCATGGCAGATACGGATATCGTTCATATGACGAGAACGGACGTAGCGGTCGTCTCGCCTGATTTTACCATTACGGAGGTCTTGCACAAGCTGGTAGATGAGTCCTTCTTGCCGGTTGTGGATGCGTCTGGTATTTTCCAAGGAATTATCACGCGCAAGTCTATCCTCAAGGCAGTCAATGCCCTCTTGCATGACTTTAGTAAGGAATATGAGATTCGATGCAAATAA
- a CDS encoding ABC transporter ATP-binding protein, with amino-acid sequence MKLKNIDKSIQKQDILQGISLEVSPQKLTAFIGPNGAGKSTLLSIMSRLTKKDQGILSIKGREIESWNSQELAQELTILKQKINYQAKLTVEELVSFGRFPYSRGRLRPEDWEKIRETLDYLELTNLKDRYIDSLSGGQLQRVFIAMVLAQDTDFILLDEPLNNLDIKQSVSMMQILRRLVEELGKTIIIVLHDINMASQYADEIVAFKDGQVFSKGRTDQIMQADLLSQLYEIPITLADINGKKICIYS; translated from the coding sequence GTGAAACTGAAAAACATTGACAAATCCATTCAAAAACAGGATATTTTGCAAGGCATTTCGCTTGAAGTCAGTCCTCAGAAACTGACAGCCTTTATTGGTCCAAATGGTGCTGGAAAATCAACTCTCCTCTCCATCATGAGCAGACTGACCAAGAAAGATCAGGGAATTCTCAGTATCAAAGGCCGTGAAATCGAGAGTTGGAATTCGCAAGAACTGGCTCAAGAACTAACCATCCTAAAGCAGAAAATCAATTACCAAGCCAAATTGACGGTGGAAGAACTGGTCAGTTTTGGACGTTTTCCCTACAGCCGAGGTCGACTGAGACCAGAAGATTGGGAAAAAATCCGAGAAACTCTGGACTATCTGGAACTAACCAACTTAAAAGACCGCTACATCGACAGCCTGTCTGGGGGACAACTCCAGCGAGTCTTTATCGCTATGGTACTGGCCCAGGATACAGACTTTATCTTGCTGGACGAACCACTCAACAATCTCGACATCAAACAAAGCGTTAGCATGATGCAGATTCTTCGGAGACTGGTGGAAGAACTAGGGAAAACCATTATCATCGTCCTTCACGATATCAACATGGCCAGTCAGTATGCAGATGAAATTGTCGCCTTCAAAGACGGTCAAGTCTTTAGCAAGGGAAGAACAGATCAAATCATGCAGGCTGACCTGCTCAGTCAACTTTATGAGATTCCCATCACGCTGGCTGACATCAATGGCAAAAAGATCTGTATCTATAGCTAA
- a CDS encoding pseudouridine synthase — translation MRINKYIAHAGVASRRKAEELIKQGLVTVNGQVVRELATTIKSGDKVEVEGQPIYNEEKVYYLLNKPRGVISSVTDDKGRKTVVDLLPNVKERIYPVGRLDWDTSGVLILTNDGDFTDEMIHPRNEIDKVYVARVKGVANKDNLRPLTRGLEIDGKKTKPAVYEILKVDPVKNRSVVQLTIHEGRNHQVKKMFEAVGLQVDKLSRTRFGHLDLTGLRPGESRRLNKKEISQLHTMAVTKK, via the coding sequence ATGAGAATCAATAAGTATATTGCCCACGCAGGTGTGGCCAGTAGGAGAAAAGCAGAAGAGCTGATCAAGCAAGGTTTGGTGACGGTTAACGGCCAAGTGGTACGTGAACTAGCAACGACCATCAAGTCAGGCGACAAGGTCGAAGTTGAAGGCCAGCCTATCTACAACGAAGAAAAGGTCTACTATCTGCTTAACAAACCACGCGGTGTCATTTCCAGTGTGACAGATGACAAGGGGCGTAAGACTGTTGTCGACCTCTTGCCTAACGTGAAGGAGCGCATCTACCCTGTAGGTCGTTTGGATTGGGATACATCAGGAGTTTTGATTTTGACTAATGATGGGGATTTTACGGATGAGATGATTCACCCTCGTAATGAGATTGACAAGGTTTATGTCGCGCGTGTTAAAGGTGTGGCCAATAAGGATAATCTCCGCCCCTTAACCCGTGGACTTGAGATTGATGGCAAGAAAACCAAGCCGGCTGTCTATGAGATTCTCAAAGTGGACCCAGTTAAAAACCGCTCTGTGGTGCAGTTGACCATCCATGAAGGGCGTAACCACCAGGTTAAAAAGATGTTTGAAGCTGTCGGTCTCCAAGTGGACAAGTTGTCACGGACTCGTTTCGGACACCTAGACTTGACAGGTCTTCGTCCGGGAGAATCCCGCCGTCTTAATAAAAAAGAAATCAGCCAACTACACACCATGGCTGTAACCAAGAAATAA
- the xerD gene encoding site-specific tyrosine recombinase XerD, protein MKDRISDFLEEKQGLSANSKQSYRYDLEQFLDIVGERISETSLKIYQAQLVNLKISAQKRKTSTCNQFLYFLYQKGEVDSFYRLELAKQAEKKTEKPELLDLDSFWQESDYPEGRLLALLILEMGLLPSEILAIKVADINLDFQVLRIKKASQQRIVTIPTTLLSELEPLMGQTYLFERGGKAYSRQWAFRQLESFVKEKGFPALSAQALREQFILRQIENKVDLYEIAKKLGLKTVLTLEKYR, encoded by the coding sequence ATAAAAGACAGGATTTCAGACTTTTTAGAGGAAAAGCAGGGTCTGTCTGCCAATTCCAAGCAGTCCTATAGGTATGATTTGGAGCAATTTTTAGACATTGTAGGCGAGCGGATTTCTGAGACCAGTCTCAAGATTTACCAAGCCCAGCTAGTCAATCTAAAAATCAGCGCTCAGAAGCGAAAGACTTCGACCTGTAACCAATTTCTCTACTTTCTCTATCAAAAAGGAGAAGTGGATAGCTTTTACCGCTTGGAATTAGCTAAACAAGCTGAAAAGAAGACCGAAAAGCCAGAACTGTTAGACTTAGACTCTTTTTGGCAGGAAAGCGACTATCCAGAGGGCCGCTTACTGGCTCTCCTGATTTTGGAAATGGGGCTCTTGCCCAGTGAGATTTTAGCCATCAAGGTTGCAGATATCAATCTGGATTTTCAGGTGTTGCGAATCAAGAAGGCTTCCCAACAGAGGATTGTCACCATTCCCACGACCTTGCTTTCAGAATTAGAACCCTTGATGGGGCAGACTTATCTCTTTGAAAGGGGAGGGAAAGCCTATTCTCGTCAGTGGGCCTTTCGTCAGCTAGAATCCTTTGTCAAGGAGAAAGGTTTTCCGGCCTTATCAGCCCAAGCCTTGCGGGAACAGTTCATTCTACGACAAATAGAAAACAAGGTCGATTTGTACGAAATTGCAAAAAAATTAGGATTAAAAACAGTCCTGACTTTAGAAAAATATAGATAA
- the scpB gene encoding SMC-Scp complex subunit ScpB, whose protein sequence is MSTLAKIEALLFVAGEDGIRVRQLAELLSLPPTGIQQSLEKLAQKYEKDPDSSLALIETGGAYRLVTKPQFAEILKEYSKAPINQSLSRAALETLSIIAYKQPITRIEIDAIRGVNSSGALAKLQAFDLIREDGKKEVLGRPNLYVTTDYFLDYMGINHLEELPVIDELEIQAQESQLFGERIEEDENQ, encoded by the coding sequence ATGAGTACTTTAGCAAAAATAGAAGCGCTCTTGTTTGTAGCGGGTGAAGATGGGATTAGAGTCCGCCAGTTAGCTGAACTTCTCTCTCTGCCACCGACAGGCATCCAACAGAGTTTAGAAAAATTAGCCCAGAAGTATGAAAAGGACCCAGATTCCAGTTTGGCTCTGATTGAGACAGGGGGCGCTTATAGATTGGTGACCAAGCCTCAATTTGCAGAGATTTTGAAGGAATACTCTAAGGCACCTATCAACCAGAGTTTATCTCGGGCTGCCCTTGAGACCTTGTCCATTATTGCCTACAAACAGCCCATCACACGGATAGAGATTGATGCCATCCGTGGGGTCAACTCGAGTGGGGCTTTGGCAAAGTTGCAGGCCTTTGACTTGATACGAGAAGACGGGAAAAAAGAAGTGTTGGGTCGTCCCAACCTCTATGTGACTACAGATTATTTCCTAGATTACATGGGGATAAACCATTTAGAAGAATTACCAGTGATTGATGAGCTTGAGATTCAAGCCCAAGAAAGCCAATTATTTGGTGAAAGGATAGAAGAAGATGAGAATCAATAA
- a CDS encoding metallophosphoesterase produces MAKQTIIVMSDSHGDSLIVEEIRDRYVGKVDAVFHNGDSELRPDSPLWEGIRVVKGNMDFYAGYPERLVTELGSIKIIQTHGHLFDINFNFQKLDYWAQEEEADICLYGHLHVPSAWMEGKTLFLNPGSISQPRGTIRECLYARVEIDDSYFKVDFLTRVHEVYPGLSKEFSR; encoded by the coding sequence ATGGCAAAGCAAACCATCATTGTAATGAGCGATTCTCATGGCGATAGCTTGATTGTGGAAGAAATCCGTGATCGCTATGTGGGCAAAGTCGATGCCGTTTTTCATAATGGCGATTCTGAACTGCGTCCTGATTCTCCACTTTGGGAGGGCATCCGTGTTGTTAAAGGGAACATGGACTTCTACGCCGGCTACCCAGAACGTTTGGTGACTGAGCTTGGTTCGATCAAGATTATCCAAACCCATGGTCACTTGTTTGACATCAATTTCAACTTTCAAAAGCTGGACTACTGGGCTCAGGAAGAAGAGGCCGATATCTGCCTTTATGGTCACTTGCATGTGCCAAGCGCTTGGATGGAAGGCAAGACCCTCTTTCTAAATCCAGGTTCCATCAGTCAACCACGTGGGACCATCAGAGAATGTCTTTATGCTCGTGTGGAGATTGATGATAGTTATTTCAAAGTGGACTTTTTGACACGAGTCCATGAGGTGTATCCGGGCTTGTCCAAGGAGTTTAGCCGATGA
- a CDS encoding nucleoside-triphosphate diphosphatase, producing the protein MTNKIYEYKDEQDWYVGSYGIFGGVRTLTDDDLDFPLLEFAQRFRDEDRGFPVSVTVLRYGSLYRLLSFVVDILNQEMGRNVEVIQRQGAFLLVENGQLLHVELPKEGVDVEAFFETNKVRETLLIATRNEGKTKEFRAIFDKLGYDVENLNDYPDLPEVAETGMTFEENARLKAETISQLTGKMVLADDSGLKVDVLGGLPGVWSARFAGVGATDRENNAKLLHELAMVFELKDRSAQFHTTLVVASPNKESLVVEADWPGYINFEPKGENGFGYDPLFLVGETGKSSAELTLEEKNSQSHRALAVKKLLEVFPSWQSKPSL; encoded by the coding sequence ATGACAAATAAAATTTATGAATATAAGGATGAACAGGACTGGTATGTCGGGTCCTATGGTATTTTTGGTGGCGTCCGGACGTTGACGGATGATGACTTGGATTTTCCTCTATTGGAGTTTGCCCAAAGATTTCGAGATGAGGATCGAGGTTTTCCTGTTTCTGTTACTGTTTTACGCTATGGTTCTCTCTACCGTTTATTGTCTTTTGTGGTAGATATCCTCAACCAAGAAATGGGACGAAATGTGGAAGTCATCCAACGTCAGGGGGCTTTTCTCTTAGTTGAAAATGGGCAACTCCTGCATGTAGAATTGCCTAAAGAAGGTGTTGATGTAGAAGCTTTCTTTGAGACAAACAAGGTCAGAGAAACCTTATTGATTGCGACTCGAAACGAGGGCAAGACCAAGGAATTCCGAGCTATCTTTGACAAGCTAGGCTACGATGTGGAAAATCTTAATGACTATCCTGACTTACCTGAAGTAGCTGAAACAGGCATGACCTTTGAAGAAAATGCCCGTCTCAAGGCAGAAACTATTTCTCAATTAACGGGCAAGATGGTTTTGGCAGATGACTCAGGTCTCAAAGTCGATGTCCTTGGTGGCTTGCCAGGTGTCTGGTCAGCTCGTTTCGCAGGAGTGGGAGCTACTGACCGTGAAAACAATGCCAAACTCTTGCACGAATTGGCCATGGTCTTTGAACTCAAGGACCGCTCGGCTCAATTCCATACAACCCTAGTCGTAGCCAGTCCAAACAAGGAAAGTTTGGTTGTTGAAGCAGACTGGCCTGGCTACATTAACTTTGAACCTAAGGGTGAAAATGGCTTCGGCTATGATCCTCTCTTCCTTGTAGGAGAGACAGGCAAGTCATCAGCTGAATTAACCCTCGAAGAAAAAAATAGTCAATCTCACCGTGCCTTAGCCGTTAAGAAACTTTTGGAGGTATTTCCATCATGGCAAAGCAAACCATCATTGTAA